Proteins found in one Ovis canadensis isolate MfBH-ARS-UI-01 breed Bighorn chromosome 20, ARS-UI_OviCan_v2, whole genome shotgun sequence genomic segment:
- the LOC138425145 gene encoding cysteine-rich, acidic integral membrane protein-like: MDKENKIEKGQSKKGDSIKDEGKTGERRVNVKKKGDEDTDNKDKKGGEDREDQDKKEEEDSNKNKDKKEEEDKTKNKDMKGDEDKIKVKDIKEDEEKTEDKGMKGDEKTEDRDMQGEEEKTEDKGMQGDEEKTEDKGMKGDKDKTEDKDMKGDEEKTQDKDKSMKGDEEKTQDKSMKGDEKTEDKGMEGDEKTEDKGMKGDEKTEDRDMKGDEEKTEDRSMKGDEEKTEDRGMKGDEEKTEDKGMKGDKDKTEDKDMKGDEVKTEDKSMKGDEEKTEDKSMKGDEKTEDKGMKGDEEKTEDRDMKGDEEKTEDRSMKGDEEKTEDRGMKGDEEKTEDRGMKGDEEKTEDWGMKGDEEKTEDRGMKGDEEKTEDKDMKEDKEKTEDKGMKGDEEKTEDKGMKGDEEKTENRDMKGDEEKTEDNGMKGDEDKIKDKNIKRDEDKKSKTIKGESMKKRDKIKDKDINQRKSSRQKKDSKKSH, from the coding sequence AtggacaaggaaaataaaatagaaaagggcCAATCAAAGAAAGGAGATAGTATAAAAGATGAAGGTAAAACTGGGGAACGAAGGGTGAATGTGAAAAAGAAGGGAGATGAGGACACAGATAATAAAGACAAGAAGGGAGGTGAAGACAGGGAGGACCAGgacaagaaagaagaggaagatagCAACAAGAACAAAgacaagaaggaagaagaggataaGACAAAGAACAAGGACATGAAAGGAGATGAAGATAAGATAAAAGTCAAGGATATAAAGGAAGATGAGGAGAAGACCGAGGACAAGGGCATGAAGGGAGATGAGAAGACGGAGGACAGGGACatgcagggagaggaggagaagacagaggacaagGGCATGCAGGGAGATGAGGAAAAGACAGAGGACAAGGGCATGAAGGGGGATAAGGACAAAACAGAGGACAAGGACATGAAGGGAGATGAGGAGAAGACACAGGACAAGGACAAGAGCATGAAGGGAGATGAGGAGAAGACACAGGACAAGAGCATGAAGGGAGATGAGAAGACAGAGGACAAGGGCATGGAGGGAGATGAGAAGACAGAGGACAAGGGCATGAAGGGAGATGAGAAGACAGAGGACAGGGACATGAAGGGAGatgaggagaagacagaggacagGAGCATGAAGGGAGatgaggagaagacagaggacagGGGCATGAAGGGGGatgaggagaagacagaggacaagGGCATGAAGGGGGATAAGGACAAAACAGAGGACAAGGACATGAAGGGAGACGAGGTAAAGACAGAGGACAAGAGCATGAAGGGAGatgaggagaagacagaggacaagAGCATGAAGGGAGATGAGAAGACAGAGGACAAGGGCATGAAGGGAGatgaggagaagacagaggacagGGACATGAAGGGAGatgaggagaagacagaggacagGAGCATGAAGGGAGatgaggagaagacagaggacagGGGCATGAAGGGAGatgaggagaagacagaggacagGGGCATGAAGGGGGatgaggagaagacagaggactgGGGCATGAAGGGGGatgaggagaagacagaggacagGGGCATGAAGGGGGATGAGGAAAAGACAGAGGACAAGGACATGAAGGAGGACAAGGAAAAGACAGAGGACAAGGGCATGAAGGGGGATGAGGAAAAGACAGAGGACAAGGGCATGAAGGGGGATGAGGAAAAGACAGAGAACAGGGACATGAAGGGGGatgaggagaagacagaggacaaCGGCATGAAGGGAGATGAGGACAAGATAAAAGACAAGAACATAAAGAGAGATGAAGACAAAAAGAGCAAGACTATCAAAGGAGAGTCcatgaaaaaaagagataaaataaaggACAAGGATATAAACCAAAGAAAAAgttccaggcagaaaaaggacagTAAAAAGTCACACTGA